In the Deltaproteobacteria bacterium genome, GACGATGTACTCTTCCGAGGCCCAGAGGGAAAAATCCTGTTTGTATTCCTCATAGGCCGAGCAGATGATCACGGGAATATCGCTCTCTTTCCGCTCCTTGATGAGCTTCAGCAGATTCACACCATCCATCCCGGGCATCTTGATATCAAGGATAATGGCATCCGGTTTACGGACGTCAAGCACTTCCAGCGCCTCATACCCGTTGCTCGCCAGAAGGACATCATACCCTTCGTCCGTCAGTTCTTCCTTGTAGAGCGTTCGGATGTTCTCTTCGTCGTCAACAATCAGAATGGTTTTCATTGCTCTCCCCTTTCGCGATAGAATACCTGGCCGAAATCC is a window encoding:
- a CDS encoding response regulator; translation: MKTILIVDDEENIRTLYKEELTDEGYDVLLASNGYEALEVLDVRKPDAIILDIKMPGMDGVNLLKLIKERKESDIPVIICSAYEEYKQDFSLWASEEYIVKSSDLTKMKNALKRILHE